One Phoenix dactylifera cultivar Barhee BC4 unplaced genomic scaffold, palm_55x_up_171113_PBpolish2nd_filt_p 000026F, whole genome shotgun sequence genomic window carries:
- the LOC120104573 gene encoding heparan-alpha-glucosaminide N-acetyltransferase-like — MATGQDLLRRSHPAADEDPDRLLAAAGEAEKPRRAKRVASLDIFRGLTVAMMILVDGAGGEWPVIGHAPWNGCNLADFVMPFFLFIVGMAIPLSLKRIPNRLLAVRRVVVRTLKLLFWGIILQGG, encoded by the exons ATGGCCACCGGCCAAGATCTCCTCCGTCGATCCCACCCCGCCGCTGACGAGGACCCCGACCGCCTCCTCGCCGCCGCCGGCGAGGCCGAGAAGCCCCGCCGGGCGAAGCGCGTCGCCTCGCTCGACATTTTCCGAGGCCTCACCGTCGCG ATGATGATCTTGGTGGACGGAGCGGGGGGCGAGTGGCCGGTGATCGGACATGCACCGTGGAATGGCTGCAACCTCGCCGATTTCGTGATGCCCTTCTTTCTCTTCATCGTGGGGATGGCCATTCCCCTCTCTCTCAAG AGGATACCGAACCGACTTCTTGCTgtgaggagagtggtggtcaggacGCTCAAGCTGCTGTTTTGGGGCATCATCTTGCAAGGTGGGTGA
- the LOC103702565 gene encoding serine carboxypeptidase II-3-like, whose product MRRVFLCLLLCFLVGIEASATTGQGDALNKLVFDAFRLERKAVGSSSSFAAPRISNLRSRNYSQQGLKENDRIEYLPGQPDGVDFDEYAGYVTVDQKAGRALFYYFVQAVGDSSSKPLLLWLNGGPGCSSLGYGAMQELGPFRVMSDGKTLFRNPFAWNRVANVLFLESPAGVGFSYSNTTSDYSKGGDRRTAEDNYVFLVNWMERFPEYKGRDFYIAGESYAGHFVPQLATIILQQKNAVINLKGIMVGNAVINDATDSRGMFDYLWTHALISDETIDAIHKYCNFSPNTTNQEYRCGHAMSVAREVSRTLNIYNIYAPLCSGGITNTPKRLSIRNFDPCSENYVYVYLNSAEVQQKLHANVTKLNYTWSGCSQVIQQWSDSPSTILPLIKELIDRNIRVWIYSGDIDGRVPVTSTRYSINQLMLLVKTQWYPWYIGSKVGGYSVSYHGNLTFATVRGAGHEVPSYQAQQALQLVTFFLKGHIP is encoded by the exons ATGAGGAGAGTGTTTTTGTGCTTGCTGCTATGCTTCCTAGTAGGCATAGAAGCAAGTGCTACTACTGGGCAGGGAGATGCCCTCAACAAGCTCGTCTTTGATGCTTTCAGATTGGAAAGAAAAGCAGTTGgaagttcttcttcttttgccgCCCCTCGCATCTCCAATCTACGATCAAGAAACTACTCTCAACAAGGATTGAAAGAGAACGACAGGATCGAATATTTGCCCGGCCAGCCTGATGGTGTAGACTTTGATGAGTATGCTGGCTATGTCACCGTCGACCAAAAAGCTGGAAGAGCCCTCTTCTACTACTTCGTTCAGGCTGTTGGCGATTCTTCTTCCAAGCCTCTACTTCTCTGGCTCAATGGAG GACCGGGCTGCTCGTCCCTTGGGTATGGAGCGATGCAGGAGCTAGGACCATTCCGTGTCATGAGCGACGGCAAAACACTGTTTAGAAACCCATTTGCATGGAATAGAG TGGCTAATGTGCTGTTCTTGGAGAGCCCGGCTGGTGTAGGCTTCTCCTACTCCAACACCACCTCCGACTACAGCAAGGGAGGCGACCGCAGAACAGCCGAGGACAACTATGTGTTCCTGGTGAACTGGATGGAGAGATTCCCAGAGTATAAAGGCAGAGATTTCTATATAGCTGGGGAGAGCTATGCAGGCCACTTCGTACCCCAACTTGCCACGATTATTCTCCAACAAAAAAATGCTGTCATCAACCTTAAAGGAATCATG GTTGGCAACGCGGTGATCAACGACGCAACTGACAGTAGGGGGATGTTCGACTACTTATGGACGCATGCATTGATCTCAGATGAGACCATTGATGCGATCCACAAGTACTGCAACTTCTCGCCCAACACCACCAACCAGGAATATCGGTGTGGACATGCGATGTCAGTGGCCAGGGAGGTCTCCAGAACGCTTAATATCTACAACATCTATGCTCCTCTTTGCTCAGGCGGTATCACCAATACCCCGAAGAGGCTCTCG ATCAGGAACTTTGATCCATGCAGTGAAAACTACGTTTACGTGTATCTGAACAGTGCTGAAGTACAACAAAAGCTTCATGCTAATGTTACCAAGCTCAACTATACCTGGTCGGGttgcag CCAAGTGATCCAACAATGGTCAGATAGCCCCTCGACAATCTTACCACTTATCAAAGAACTCATAGATAGGAATATACGAGTTTGGATATACAg TGGAGATATAGATGGAAGAGTTCCTGTTACTTCAACAAGATATTCTATCAATCAACTAATGCTCCTAGTGAAGACACAATGGTATCCATGGTATATCGGAAGCAAG GTTGGTGGATATAGTGTGAGTTATCATGGTAATTTGACATTTGCAACTGTTAGAGGAGCAGGACATGAAGTTCCAAGTTACCAAGCACAACAAGCACTTCAACTTGTAACATTTTTCCTCAAAGGGCATATTCCCTAA